Proteins found in one Planococcus citri chromosome 2, ihPlaCitr1.1, whole genome shotgun sequence genomic segment:
- the LOC135835634 gene encoding farnesol dehydrogenase-like isoform X1, translating to MERFSGTVAVVTGSSAGIGVAISKELLKRGLIVAGLARREDKLKLLKEELDKSGYKGKFHPIQCDITNEQDIISAFEKIKTIGKLSILVNNAGVLQVERVHEISSSAFDSVFDTNVKGLVFCAQQAIKIMKENSIRGHIVNVCSIAGTPSWVPKLQLGIYSASKHAVKVISDALRREMILEKTKIKVTNLSPGLVETDMTEKYLPDDPDEYISAQDIANACIAVLDTPPSVVISELTVLPINEIV from the exons ATGGAGAGATTTTCTGGTACTGTGGCGGTTGTGACTGGAAGCAGCGCAGGTATTGGAGTTGCTATTTCGAAAGAATTACTTAAAAGAGGTCTGATTGTGGCTGGATTGGCAAGAAGAGAAGATAAGCTGAAA CTGTTAAAAGAGGAATTAGATAAGTCAGGTTATAAAGGCAAGTTTCATCCTATTCAATGTGACATAACCAACGAGCAAGATATTATATCAGCGTTCGAGAAAATTAAAACCATCGGCAAACTATCCATCTTGGTTAATAATGCTGGTGTTCTACAGGTAGAGCGTGTTCATG AAATAAGTAGTTCCGCTTTTGATTCAGTATTCGATACAAATGTCAAAGGATTAGTTTTCTGTGCTCAACAAGCtataaaaatcatgaaagaGAATTCAATCCGAGGCCATATCGTAAACGTATGCAG tatCGCTGGAACTCCCAGTTGGGTACCAAAATTACAGCTTGGGATTTACTCAGCTTCCAAACATGCAGTCAAAGTGATTTCGGATGCCTTACGCAGAGAGATGATTTTGGAAAAGACTAAAATCAAAGTCACA AATTTGAGCCCCGGTTTAGTGGAAACTGATATGACcgaaaagtacctacctgatGATCCTGATGAGTACATAAGTGCTCAAGATATCGCCAATGCTTGCATAGCTGTTTTGGATACTCCACCTAGCGTTGTG ATATCAGAGCTGACAGTGTTACCAATAAATGAAATAGTGTAA
- the LOC135835634 gene encoding farnesol dehydrogenase-like isoform X2 codes for MERFSGTVAVVTGSSAGIGVAISKELLKRGLIVAGLARREDKLKLLKEELDKSGYKGKFHPIQCDITNEQDIISAFEKIKTIGKLSILVNNAGVLQVERVHEISSSAFDSVFDTNVKGLVFCAQQAIKIMKENSIRGHIVNVCSIAGTPSWVPKLQLGIYSASKHAVKVISDALRREMILEKTKIKVTNLSPGLVETDMTEKYLPDDPDEYISAQDIANACIAVLDTPPSVVFTFEKCKNL; via the exons ATGGAGAGATTTTCTGGTACTGTGGCGGTTGTGACTGGAAGCAGCGCAGGTATTGGAGTTGCTATTTCGAAAGAATTACTTAAAAGAGGTCTGATTGTGGCTGGATTGGCAAGAAGAGAAGATAAGCTGAAA CTGTTAAAAGAGGAATTAGATAAGTCAGGTTATAAAGGCAAGTTTCATCCTATTCAATGTGACATAACCAACGAGCAAGATATTATATCAGCGTTCGAGAAAATTAAAACCATCGGCAAACTATCCATCTTGGTTAATAATGCTGGTGTTCTACAGGTAGAGCGTGTTCATG AAATAAGTAGTTCCGCTTTTGATTCAGTATTCGATACAAATGTCAAAGGATTAGTTTTCTGTGCTCAACAAGCtataaaaatcatgaaagaGAATTCAATCCGAGGCCATATCGTAAACGTATGCAG tatCGCTGGAACTCCCAGTTGGGTACCAAAATTACAGCTTGGGATTTACTCAGCTTCCAAACATGCAGTCAAAGTGATTTCGGATGCCTTACGCAGAGAGATGATTTTGGAAAAGACTAAAATCAAAGTCACA AATTTGAGCCCCGGTTTAGTGGAAACTGATATGACcgaaaagtacctacctgatGATCCTGATGAGTACATAAGTGCTCAAGATATCGCCAATGCTTGCATAGCTGTTTTGGATACTCCACCTAGCGTTGTG TTTACATTCGAGAAGTgcaaaaacttgtga
- the LOC135835636 gene encoding farnesol dehydrogenase-like: MERFLGTVAVVTGSGSGIGAAISKELYKRGFTVVGLDINEINLQKLKKELNETEYAGEYHAIKCDIRDEQDVISTFEKINGIGKISILINNAGILRHTPIHEMTSEVFDSLFNTNVKGLVLCARQAIKSMKENSIQGHIVNTCSVCGLPGWIFNLNIAMYSAAKHAVKVITDGLRREMILNKTKIKVSSLSPGFVESGMTVGHLPSDPFGYIKSEDVANACIAILDTPPGVTISELTVLPTNEMV; encoded by the exons atggAAAGATTTCTTGGTACTGTGGCTGTAGTGACTGGAAGTGGATCAGGAATTGGagcagcaatttcaaaagagcTGTACAAACGAGGTTTCACTGTCGTTGGATTGGatataaatgaaattaatttacaa aaattgaaaaaagaattaaacgAAACCGAGTATGCGGGCGAATACCACGCGATAAAATGTGACATACGTGACGAGCAAGATGTAATTTCAACGTTCGAAAAAATTAACGGTATCGGTAAAATATCAATATTAATTAATAACGCCGGAATTCTCCGTCATACGCCAATTCatg AAATGACCAGTGAAGTATTCGATTCACTTTTCAACACCAATGTCAAAGGCTTAGTATTATGTGCTCGACAGGCTATTAAAAGTATGAAAGAAAATTCCATCCAAGGTCACATAGTAAACACTTGCAG cgtATGTGGACTACCTGGCTGGATATTTAATTTAAACATCGCCATGTATTCGGCTGCCAAACACGCTGTGAAAGTTATAACTGACGGATTACGCAgggaaatgattttgaataaaactaaAATCAAAGTCTCC AGTTTAAGCCCGGGATTTGTCGAATCAGGAATGACAGTAGGTCATTTACCCAGTGATCCTTTTGGTTATATAAAGTCAGAAGATGTCGCTAACGCTTGTATAGCTATTTTGGATACTCCACCCGGCGTCACA ATATCTGAATTGACAGTGTTGCCAACGAACGAAATGGTGTAA
- the LOC135835640 gene encoding venom carboxylesterase-6-like, producing MNYRLGELGFFSANHSSAPGNNGLKDQAEALRWVHRNIHHFGGNPAKVTIYGCSAGGASVHYQMISPTTNGLFQSAISSSGAVPLPWSLQTHDVLHMSRELASSLNCVYEEVNTMMACLRNKSVNEIMDQVNVKLTKGGYPTNFPISAVIEVPHRGAFLSEHPLTLMRKGRIKHIPWLITMAESEGATFDITDMFFNKTKLNEVNSYWNEIMPVIFKYKNIKSEYQKDYISAAIRKYYLKNELLSNQTARRFFQALGDRIFYNGIIETTKLYSAASLGDTYCYKLYYRETPSHPESNRKNYGCLHCDDESYIIKYDTEKFEWKIKKDPDMRRLLTSSIVAFMKNGNPNNPEVELKWEPISKNGVMSCLGIYSYTVQRMEDIENYNTTRFWKSLPLMPIY from the exons ATGAATTACCGACTGGGGGAATTAG GTTTTTTCAGCGCTAATCACTCTTCAGCGCCAGGAAATAATGGACTGAAAGATCAAGCCGAAGCTTTACGATGGGTTCACCGTAATATTCATCACTTCGGAGGCAATCCTGCCAAAGTAACCATATATGGATGTTCAGCAGGAGGAGCCAGTGTTCATTATCAAATGATATCTCCAACTACCAATG gactTTTCCAAAGTGCAATTTCATCTAGTGGGGCGGTACCTTTACCTTGGTCATTGCAGACTCATGATGTTCTACATATGTCTAGAGAACTGGCTTCGTCACTGAATTGTGTTTACGAGGAGGTAAACACAATGATGGCATGTTTAAGGAATAAATCTGTTAATGAGATAATGGATCAAGTAAACGTGAAATTGACA AAAGGAGGATACCCTACGAATTTCCCCATCAGTGCGGTGATTGAAGTACCACATCGTGGAGCGTTTCTATCCGAGCACCCCCTTACTTTGATGAGAAAGGGTAGAATAAAACATATACCTTGGCTGATCACTATGGCTGAAAGTGAAGGAGCCACTTTCGACATCACAGacatgtttttcaacaaaactaaATTAAATGAAGTAAATTCGTATTGGAATGAGATTATGCCGGTGATATTcaagtataaaaatataaaatccgAGTACCAAAAAGATTATATTAGTGCTGCAATACGAaagtattatttgaaaaatgaacttttgtcGAATCAAACAGCCAGGCGTTTCTTTCAA GCTCTAGGAGATCGCATTTTTTACAATGGGATAATTGAAACGACGAAATTATATTCCGCAGCTTCCTTAGGAGACACGTATTGTTATAAATTGTATTACAGAGAAACACCTTCTCATCCAGAAAGTAATAGAAAAAACTACG GTTGTCTCCATTGCGATGATGAATCTTACATAATAAAATACGATACTGAAAAGTTCGAGTGGAAGATCAAGAAGGATCCAGACATGCGAAGATTGCTAACATCAAGCATTGTTGCTTTTATGAAAAACGG AAATCCAAACAATCCAGAAGTGGAGCTGAAATGGGAACCTATTTCTAAAAATGGTGTTATGAGCTGTTTAGGGATTTATTCGTACACTGTTCAAAGAATGGAAGATATTGAGAATTACAATACAACTCGCTTTTGGAAGAGTCTTCCGCTGATGCCAATTTATTAA
- the LOC135835638 gene encoding esterase FE4-like isoform X1, producing the protein MIMFVFLFACTLTSTYGYYPSVTVEEGTLLGTFHTTLNGSQVHAFLGIPYASPPVGDYRFKEPQRPKLWTGIREATSVGNQCLQTSFPANFTEDNHIKTIGDEDCLYLNVFTPKLASEINAEADFMNVLVYIHGGGFMFGTGNDVRPDRILQIDNIVFVTISYRLGALGFFAANDSAAPGNNGLKDQVAALQWIQRNIRKFGGDPAKVTVYGCSAGGASVNYLMISPTTEGLFQSAISSSGSILTPWSLQTENVMNRSKELVSLLNCRHKRVNTMMECLRNKSVNEIMDHAYRPYFADGYPMNVRWGAALEIPHHGAFLSKDPLALLEAGEVKHIPWMITMSENEGIAMGYDVVLNRTKMSAINQNWNKMMPNIFSYNNINSKHERDRISASIRKYYFKNKPLSNQTLGRYFQALTDRQFFNGIIESAKLYSAASLEDTYCYKLYYWELNAYPMFEKYYGCPHCGDVPYIVKYPFGTTDKDMTRLLTSNIVAFMKNGNPNNPEVNVEWKPISENRVMNCLGIYSYTVQKMEDIEDHSTTRFRNNLLPPAIY; encoded by the exons atgatCATGTTTGTGTTTTTGTTCGCTTGCACATTGACTTCAACATATGGTTACTACCCTTCTGTGACTGTCGAAGAGGGAACATTACTGGGAACTTTTCATACCACATTAAATGGTAGTCAAGTACACGCGTTCCTTGGCATACCCTATGCTTCCCCTCCCGTAGGAGATTACAGAttcaag GAACCACAACGTCCTAAACTTTGGACGGGGATAAGAGAAGCAACATCAGTAGGCAATCAATGTTTACAAACATCATTTCCAGCCAATTTCACGGAAGACAATCACATTAAAACAATCGGAGATGAAGACTGTCTGTACTTAAATGTATTTACTCCCAAG CTAGCCAGTGAAATTAATGCAGAAGCTGATTTTATGAATGTATTGGTTTACATACATGGAGGAGGATTTATGTTTGGAACTGGTAACGACGTGCGTCCAGATCGTATTTTACAAATCGATAATATCGTATTTGTTACCATCAGTTACCGACTGGGAGCTTTAG GTTTCTTTGCCGCTAATGATTCTGCAGCGCCGGGAAATAATGGACTGAAGGATCAAGTCGCAGCTTTACAATGGATCCAACGTAATATTCGTAAATTTGGAGGCGATCCTGCCAAAGTAACTGTATATGGGTGCTCAGCAGGCGGAGCCAGCGTCAATTACCTAATGATTTCTCCAACAACCGAAG GTCTTTTTCAAAGTGCAATTTCATCCAGTGGTTCTATATTGACGCCGTGGTCATTGCAGACTGAAAATGTTATGAATAGGTCTAAAGAACTGGTTTCGTTGCTGAACTGTAGACACAAACGGGTTAATACAATGATGGAATGCTTAAGAAATAAATCCGTTAATGAGATAATGGATCACGCATACAGGCCATACTTT GCAGATGGTTATCCGATGAATGTCCGTTGGGGTGCGGCACTTGAGATACCGCATCATGGAGCGTTCTTATCCAAAGATCCTTTGGCTTTGTTAGAAGCGGGCGAAGTAAAGCATATACCTTGGATGATTACTATGTCTGAAAATGAGGGAATAGCAATGGGATACG ATGTGGTCCTTAACAGAACTAAAATGAGTGCAATAAACCAAAATTGGAATAAGATGATGCCGAATATATTCAGCTATAATAATATCAACTCCAAACACGAAAGAGATCGTATTAGCGCATCGATACGAAAATATTACTTTAAAAATAAACCGTTGTCAAATCAAACACTCGGGCGCTATTTCCAA GCTTTAACTGatcgtcaattttttaatggaataatTGAAAGTGCGAAGTTGTATTCTGCGGCTTCTTTGGAAGACACCTATTGTTATAAATTGTACTACTGGGAATTAAATGCTTAcccaatgtttgaaaaatattatg GATGTCCCCATTGTGGAGATGTACCTTACATAGTAAAATACCCATTTGGAACGACGGATAAGGATATGACAAGATTACTGACTTCAAACATAGTCGCATTCATGAAAAATGG AAATCCTAATAATCCAGAGGTGAATGTGGAATGGAaaccaatttctgaaaatcgtgTTATGAATTGCTTAGGGATTTATTCGTACACTGTTCAAAAAATGGAAGATATCGAGGATCACAGTACAACTCGTTTTCGGAACAATCTTCTTCCACCAGCGATTTATTAA
- the LOC135835638 gene encoding esterase FE4-like isoform X2, translating to MIMFVFLFACTLTSTYGYYPSVTVEEGTLLGTFHTTLNGSQVHAFLGIPYASPPVGDYRFKEPQRPKLWTGIREATSVGNQCLQTSFPANFTEDNHIKTIGDEDCLYLNVFTPKLASEINAEADFMNVLVYIHGGGFMFGTGNDVRPDRILQIDNIVFVTISYRLGALGFFAANDSAAPGNNGLKDQVAALQWIQRNIRKFGGDPAKVTVYGCSAGGASVNYLMISPTTEGLFQSAISSSGSILTPWSLQTENVMNRSKELVSLLNCRHKRVNTMMECLRNKSVNEIMDHAYRPYFADGYPMNVRWGAALEIPHHGAFLSKDPLALLEAGEVKHIPWMITMSENEGIAMGYDVVLNRTKMSAINQNWNKMMPNIFSYNNINSKHERDRISASIRKYYFKNKPLSNQTLGRYFQALTDRQFFNGIIESAKLYSAASLEDTYCYKLYYWELNAYPMFEKYYGCPHCGDVPYIVKYPFGTTDKDMTRLLTSNIVAFMKNG from the exons atgatCATGTTTGTGTTTTTGTTCGCTTGCACATTGACTTCAACATATGGTTACTACCCTTCTGTGACTGTCGAAGAGGGAACATTACTGGGAACTTTTCATACCACATTAAATGGTAGTCAAGTACACGCGTTCCTTGGCATACCCTATGCTTCCCCTCCCGTAGGAGATTACAGAttcaag GAACCACAACGTCCTAAACTTTGGACGGGGATAAGAGAAGCAACATCAGTAGGCAATCAATGTTTACAAACATCATTTCCAGCCAATTTCACGGAAGACAATCACATTAAAACAATCGGAGATGAAGACTGTCTGTACTTAAATGTATTTACTCCCAAG CTAGCCAGTGAAATTAATGCAGAAGCTGATTTTATGAATGTATTGGTTTACATACATGGAGGAGGATTTATGTTTGGAACTGGTAACGACGTGCGTCCAGATCGTATTTTACAAATCGATAATATCGTATTTGTTACCATCAGTTACCGACTGGGAGCTTTAG GTTTCTTTGCCGCTAATGATTCTGCAGCGCCGGGAAATAATGGACTGAAGGATCAAGTCGCAGCTTTACAATGGATCCAACGTAATATTCGTAAATTTGGAGGCGATCCTGCCAAAGTAACTGTATATGGGTGCTCAGCAGGCGGAGCCAGCGTCAATTACCTAATGATTTCTCCAACAACCGAAG GTCTTTTTCAAAGTGCAATTTCATCCAGTGGTTCTATATTGACGCCGTGGTCATTGCAGACTGAAAATGTTATGAATAGGTCTAAAGAACTGGTTTCGTTGCTGAACTGTAGACACAAACGGGTTAATACAATGATGGAATGCTTAAGAAATAAATCCGTTAATGAGATAATGGATCACGCATACAGGCCATACTTT GCAGATGGTTATCCGATGAATGTCCGTTGGGGTGCGGCACTTGAGATACCGCATCATGGAGCGTTCTTATCCAAAGATCCTTTGGCTTTGTTAGAAGCGGGCGAAGTAAAGCATATACCTTGGATGATTACTATGTCTGAAAATGAGGGAATAGCAATGGGATACG ATGTGGTCCTTAACAGAACTAAAATGAGTGCAATAAACCAAAATTGGAATAAGATGATGCCGAATATATTCAGCTATAATAATATCAACTCCAAACACGAAAGAGATCGTATTAGCGCATCGATACGAAAATATTACTTTAAAAATAAACCGTTGTCAAATCAAACACTCGGGCGCTATTTCCAA GCTTTAACTGatcgtcaattttttaatggaataatTGAAAGTGCGAAGTTGTATTCTGCGGCTTCTTTGGAAGACACCTATTGTTATAAATTGTACTACTGGGAATTAAATGCTTAcccaatgtttgaaaaatattatg GATGTCCCCATTGTGGAGATGTACCTTACATAGTAAAATACCCATTTGGAACGACGGATAAGGATATGACAAGATTACTGACTTCAAACATAGTCGCATTCATGAAAAATGGGTGA
- the LOC135835643 gene encoding farnesol dehydrogenase-like, giving the protein MQRFFNKVAVVTGSSSGIGAAISRELVKNGLRVVGLARRIEKLKELGEELSGKFPGEFHALKCDVTKESEIESSFKWITAELGPITVLVNNAGTLGHSLLTEVTGELISQVFDTNVKAAMLWSKLAVRSMTENAIEGHIINVNSLAGHYMINTDPNLAQIYTSSKHALKIYSEALRRELFKKQIDVKVTNFSPGLVITEMTADTGLITPSSSPKTYLIPREIAETIVLLLSTPPKVSISELTVVPIRQKL; this is encoded by the exons atgcaaagatttttcaacaaagtaGCGGTAGTAACCGGAAGCAGCTCTGGCATAGGCGCTGCCATAAGCAGAGAATTAGTGAAGAATGGACTTCGCGTGGTTGGTTTAGCCAGAAGAATAGAGAAATTAAAA GAACTTGGTGAAGAATTAAGTGGTAAATTTCCCGGAGAATTTCACGCGTTAAAATGTGACGTGACGAAAGAAAGTGAAATTGAATCTTCGTTTAAATGGATCACAGCTGAACTTGGACCCATTACGGTGTTAGTCAATAATGCGGGAACTCTAGGACATTCTCTGCTTACAG AAGTGACAGGGGAACTGATATCTCAAGTATTTGATACAAATGTAAAAGCCGCTATGTTGTGGTCCAAATTAGCTGTTCGAAGTATGACAGAAAATGCCATAGAGGGTCATATAATTAATGTCAATAG TCTTGCCGGACATTACATGATCAACACCGATCCAAATCTTGCTCAAATTTACACCAGTTCGAAACATGCCCTTAAAATTTATTCCGAAGCACTACGACGTGAGCTTTTCAAGAAGCAAATCGATGTCAAGGTTACC AATTTCAGTCCTGGTTTGGTAATCACTGAAATGACAGCTGATACAGGATTAATAACACCATCTTCGTCACCAAAGACTTATCTAATACCGAGAGAAATTGCTGAAACCATCGTACTGCTTTTAAGCACACCTCCTAAAGTATCA atttCGGAACTCACTGTTGTGCCAATTCGTCAAaagctttaa